In one Colletotrichum destructivum chromosome 2, complete sequence genomic region, the following are encoded:
- a CDS encoding Putative cytochrome P450, translating into MYLLFATGIHTAVALFGLVVVTLSAVLVLCLKFFYVDFSKIKGIPEIPGGRLLAGHLPHLGNDHATTAASWSAKYGWPVFQFRMGRRRAIMINSFESAREWLVKNQSATVDRPWFYTFHGVISKTSAATIGTSPWNERTKKQRRVVGSFTTGPAMKKMHGMLHMETCAVISRIYYDSLKGAVDIVPHVYQKRLSLNLMMMLCYGTRFNSVEDPMLLQILEDAKTIASFRSTNSNPQDFIPHLRYLGTNRRTVTAKQVRNRRDSWLATMFSNVQNSHNRLRPGDKKCVAEMLLEDNHEGLTKLDIKTILGGLMSGGFETIYSTVIVTLGALSTPWGQEVQNKAYEDMIGAYGSHENAFEQCLLEEKSQYVSGLVKEALRFYPPHKILPARQVYKDFTYAGTTIPQGMLIYINNQAVSFGTVSI; encoded by the exons ATGTATCTTCTCTTTGCGACTGGCATACACACGGCCGTGGCCTTATTCGGCCTGGTAGTCGTCACCTTGTCAGCAGTTTTGGTCTTGTGTCTCAAATTCTTTTATGTGGACTTCTCCAAGATCAAAGGCATTCCTGAGATCCCTGGCGGGAGGCTGCTGGCCGGCCATCTACCTCACTTGGGCAACGACCATGCTACCACGGCGGCATCGTGGTCTGCCAAATATGGATGGCCTGTTTTCCAGTTTAGAATGGGACGCCGACGGGCTATCATGATCAACTCATTTGAGTCAGCCCGAGAATGGCTGGTAAAGAACCAGTCAGCCACCGTCGACCGGCCGTGGTTCTATACATTTCACGGAGTTATTTCAAAGACATCCG CGGCAACCATCGGCACATCTCCATGGAACGAGAGGACTAAGAAGCAGAGGCGGGTTGTTGGCTCGTTCACGACTGGGCCAGCAATGAAGAAGATGCACGGGATGCTACATATGGAGACATGCGCCGTCATCTCCAGGATTTATTATGACAGCCTGAAGGGGGCAGTTGACATCGTGCCTCATGTGTATCAGAAgcgtctctctctcaatcTCATGATGATGCTTTGCTATGGTACACGATTCAATTCGGTTGAAGATCCAATGCTTCTCCAGATTCTCGAAGACGCAAAAACAATCGCAAG CTTCCGATCCACAAACTCCAACCCCCAAGACTTTATTCCTCACTTGAGGTACCTGGGCACCAACCGACGCACTGTCACTGCAAAGCAAGTTCGAAACCGACGAGATAGCTGGCTTGCAACTATGTTCAGTAATGTTCAGAACAGCCACAACAGACTACGTCCTGGTGATAAGAAATGCGTGGCTGAAATGCTTCTTGAAGACAACCATGAGGGCCTTACCAAGC TTGACATCAAAACAATTCTCGGTGGTCTGATGTCTGGCGGATTCGAAACAATCTACTCGACCGTCATCGTCACGCTTGGGGCTCTGTCAACGCCCTGGGGACAAGAGGTACAAAACAAGGCATACGAAGACATGATAGGTGCCTACGGTTCACATGAGAACGCATTCGAGCAATGCCTTCTCGAAGAGAAAAGCCAGTACGTCTCCGGTTTGGTCAAAGAAGCTTTGCGCTTTTACCCGCCCCACAAGATTCTCCCAGCCCGACAGGTCTACAAAGACTTCACGTATGCGGGAACCACCATCCCCCAAGGGATGCTTATCTACATCAACAACCAAGCCGTCAGTTTTGGTACGGTTTCTATTTGA